The Bacillus sp. F19 DNA segment ATTGATTCAAATTTGATTTCACCCAATTTCAACTCTCTTTTTCCCTTAAATTTTTTATGACCTTTGCAGGTACTCCGTATACTAGACTGTAATCAGGTATATCTTTGACTACAACCGAACCTGCACCGATAATGCAGCCTTTGCCAATTATCACCTGAGGGATAATGATGACTCCGGTTCCTATGTCTGTATGACTTCCGATTGTCACTTGACCAGCTAAATGTGAGCCAGGCCCGATATTCACAAAATCATCAATCCTGCAGTCATGATCTACACTTGCTGAAGTGTTGATAATACATCCTTTTCCTATCCGAGCATCAGCATTGATGACGGCTCCGGCATTGATGAAACTGCCTTGACCTAAAGAGGAAGATGGGCTTAAAAATGATTGGGTATGAATAATGGCCGGTACATCGAGCTTGCTATTGAAAAGCTCATTCAGTTTTCTTTCCCTGATCACAATATCACCGATAGCAGCATGCCATTTATCAATATCGGAGTGATAGGACTTAAACATTTCTTCATCATCTGCTGTGACTGTGTATGATTTAAAAAAATGCCCATCCGGCAAGCTTTTTGTAAAAAAGATGACACTGGAAAGAGGACCTCTGCCGGCAAGTGCTTCAAGCACTACCTTACTGTGGCCCCCCGTTCCGATTATTCCCCACCTCATGATTTTAGGTCCTTGAAGATTTTCGCAATTTCTGTTTGGCTGATCATCTTTACTTTATCTGAACGATAGTCCGAGAGATGGGTTTTCATGAAGGATCCATTTTTAGGCTGTGAAGGCGAAATCACATACATCTGGTCATTTTCATACACATTTTGAAGTTCAAGATCAGATGCCAGTTCTTCATACAGCTTTTCGCCTTTCCGCATTCCAATAATGGAGATATTCGGCACGTTAAGCTGTTTTTCTTTTGTATACTGTTTTAAACCTGTAACTAAATCAGACAGCATCAATGCTTTCATCTTTAGAATATATGTTTCTCCGCCCTCTGCATATTCACAGGCTTTGATCGTGAGCTGGACAGCTTCTTGAATGGACATGAAAAACCGCGTCATGCTGAGGTTTGTGATAGTCAAAGGCTGGTCATTCAAAAGCTGATCAAATAGGAGAGGGATGACGGAACCGCGTGAGCCAAGGACATTTCCAAACCGGACAGAGCTGAACGTTGTCACGCGATTATTCAGTTTCATATTGGCCTGATTAAACAATTTTTCAGACAAAAGCTTTGTAGCCCCCATTGTATTAGATGGATTAACAGCTTTGTCTGTACTGATATTAATGACTTTCTTTACATTATTTTTAATGGCTGCCTCAATAATATTCATGCAGCCTAAAAGGTTGGTTTTAATTGCTTCATCAGGATTTTCCTCACACGTAGGCACCTGCTTTAACGCAGCTGTATGAAAAATGAAATCAACTCCCGTGCATACATATTCCACTCTGCGGTAATCACGGATATCGCCGATTAAATAATAAATGTTTGTGTACTCCTTAAGCGTTTGCTTCATCAAATATTGTTTACTGTCATCCTTACTTAAAATAATGATTCTAGCAGGAGAATAGTTTACTAGTTCTTTTACAATCTGGCTTCCGATCGAACCAGTGCCGCCTGTTACAAGGATAACCTTATCTTTATAGAAGGTATGCGGGTTCGAATTGACAGGTGTAGAATTCCTCTGGTTAATATTGAAAACCTCCTTATAAAGGGATATAAATCAATTCGTTAGTAGTATCATATGATTTCTCATTGAAATTGGAGTTAGGAAATGCATACATTTTTCTAAAAGAATCACTTTGTTTGTTCCTATTAAAAAAAGGACTAGTCTATTTTCTCTCTTTTCTTCTGATACCTGAAAAAAGGAATATACTGTTAGGAGAATTTGTGCAGTTTTACTGAGGATGTGTCCTTTATTTTCAGTCGCAGCATAATCTATTTTTTATAGGATAGGCTCTTGGTGCAAGCGAAAATAAGATTGCTTAATAGAATAAGAAAGATGAAATGATACGCTTTTTTGGTTCCTGATGTATGGTAAACCGAATACTTAACAACAAATCAAGCTATTTTGAAGCAATCCTCCTTAACCATCGCTTTACGCATCCAGGAAGCTCTTACTACAAATGTACAAGGAGAATGTAAATGATGATTCCCTTATCAAAACCAGATATTACTTCTTTAGAAAAGAAGTATGTGATGGAAGTATTGGACTCAGGGAGATTAAGTTTGGGAGATAAAGTAAAGGAATTTGAAGGGAAGTTTCAAGCTCTGCTGAACATCCCATATGCTGTTGCAATGAACAGCGGCACAAGTGCTCTGCACGCTGCCGTCAAAGCACTTGGACTTACTGCGGGAGATGAGGTCATAACATCCCCTTACAGTTTTATCGCATCAAGCAATTGTTTGCTTTATGAAGGAGTAAAGCCTGTTTTTGTAGATGTTCATCCTGATACAACTGTTATGAATGAAGATCTAATTGAGGATGCGATAACTGAAAAAACAAAAGCGATATTAGTTGTTCATATTTTCGGGCATCCATGCAATATGGATAAAATAACAGATCTTGCACGCAAACATGATTTGAAAATAATAGAGGATGCTTGTGAAGCACTTGGGGCTTCCTGGAAGGGCAAGCTTGCGGGAACTTTTGGAGATGTGAGTATTTTTGCCTTTTATCCAAATAAACAAATTACAACTGGTGAAGGCGGAATGCTTGTTACAAACAATAAAAAAATCTATGAGGTTTGCGCAAGTTTGCGCAATCAGGGAAGAAGCATCAGCAACGAGTGGCTTGTTCACGAAAGGCTTGGATACAATTACAGGCTCTCAGACGTCCATGCAGCAATAGGTATTGCCCAGATGGAAAGACTGGATGACATTTTAGCCAAGAGACAAAAAGCTGCAAATTATTATCACCATTTAATCAATCAGTTAAAGGTGCCTGTTTCTTTCCTGAAAAATCATCCGGAAGCAGTGATCAGCTGGTTTGTCTATCCAGTGCTCGTTCCAGAGACAGCGGATCGTGATGCTGTGATGGAGAAGCTTCTTGAAAAAGGAATACAAACGAAGCCGTATTTTCCGTCTATTCATTTGCAGTCATTTTATCAAGACCTCTTTCAAACAAAAGATGGAGACTATCCTTCGGCTGAAATGCTTGCAAAACGGTCATTGGCTTTGCCGTTTTTTAATGATTTGAAAGAAGAGGAACAAACATATATTATCAATACCCTTCATGAAATCCTAATGAGGGATCAGGGATGAACCTTAACTTTCAAAAGAGAGCATTTATTATCGCTGAGGTTGGCGTCAATCACAACGGTTCGATTAAGACAGCAAAGAAATTGATCGATAAAGCCTTGCATGCAGGTGCAGATGCTGTGAAATTTCAAATGTTTCATGCAGATGAATTAACGACTAAAACGGCAGATTTAGCTGATTATCAAAAAAAGACACAGGAAAAGAGCCAGCATGAAATGCTCAAAAAATTAGAGCTTTCCCCTGCGGATTTTATCGAACTGAAAAAATACTGTGACGAAAAGCAGATTTTCTTTTTGGCTACTCCGTTTGATTTAAGAAGTGTGGATTTTTTAAGTGATTTGGGGATGAGTGTTTTCAAAGTCGGAAGCGGCGATTTGACCAACTTTCCTTTATTAAAAAAAATTTCTAAAACTTCTAAACCTATTATTCTCTCTACCGGAATGGCTATGCTTGAGGAAATTGATCAAACGATCCGTTACTTAAGATCAATGAATAAGGAGCAGGAGATTTGTATTCTGCATTGTACCTCAAGCTACCCTGCACCGGAGCAGGAACTGAACTTAAAGGTTATAAATGAGTATTTAAAGCGGTATCCATATGTCATTGGCTATTCGGATCACTCCATCGGAACGCATATCCCGGTAGCTGCAGTGGCTTTAGGAGCAAAAATAATTGAAAAACATATTACTCTTGATCAGTCTATGCCCGGACCTGACCATGCAGCTTCTATGCCGGCTGAGGAGTTCAGGGAGATGGTCAGGCTGATCCGCTTAACAGAGCTTGCTCTTGGAACAGAGCAGAAGCAAATGACCGGACTCGAAAAACAGGTTAAGCCGCTGGTGAGAAGAGGTCTATATTTAAACAGTGACATAGATGAAGGCAAGATTTTAACAGACAATGATCTAATTGCGCTCCGTCCATTAGAAGGGATTGAAGCAAACGAATATGAGAATGTTCTTGGCAAGGTGCTGAAAACTTCTAAAAAGAAACATGAACCACTTTATTGGGGGGATGTCAATGAAGAATAAAGACATCGTCTGTCTGACTGGAACCCGTGCAGATTACGGGATTTACCGTTCTCTCTTGCTTAAGCTTGATCAAAGCGATGATTTCACCCTTTCCCTTATCGCAACAGGGATGCATCTAGTGAAAGAATACGGAAGAACCATTGATATCATTAAAAAAGATAAGCTGAATATAACCGCAGCCCCGTCCATCCTTCTAAAAGGAGACAGTAAGCTTGCCATGTCTCAATCTTTGGGCCTTGGCATCCTTTATTTCTCGGACATATTGGAGGAAAGAAACCCGGATTACTTGCTGGTTCTTGGTGACCGCGGTGAAATGCTCGCAGCTGCAATTGCCGCTCATTACTTGAATATCCCGATCGTTCATTTTCATGGAGGCGAGATCAGCGGATCAGCGGACGATTCCATTCGGCACGCCATTTCAAAGCTAGCCCACCTGCATTTTGTTTCATCAGAAAAATCCTATCAGAACCTAGTGAACTTTGGAGAAGAAAAATGGCGGATCCATGTGATCGGAAGCTTAAGAAAAACTGAAATCAACGAGATTAAAGCGATGGAAAAATCTCAACTATATGATCTCAAAGCAAAATATTCGATTGATTCAGCAAAAAAACTTCTCTTAATTGTTTTTCATCCAGATTCACGTGATTCTGCCCCTGTTGAAAAACAAATTGAAACGCTGCTTGCTTCGCTTTGTTCTTTCAAGCGCGGGCAAATGGTTATCATTGGCGCAAACAGTGATGCCGGCGGAGACTTGTTTAATCAAAAACTGATCGAGTTTTGCAGCCAAAATAGGGAGACTGCATCCTTCTTTTATTCCGTCCCTCAAGAAGACTACCTATTTCTTCTAAGTCAAGCAGACGTCTTAATCGGCAACACAAGCAGCGGATTAATTGAAGCTCCCTTCTTTCATCTCCCTTTTGTTCTGCTTGGCAATCGGCAAAGGGGAAGAGAAAATGGAAGCAATGTCATTGAGATACCGTATGATGAAACCCAAATAATCGCTGCGATCAATAAGGTGCTGCAATCAGAGAGGGTGTTCACTTCGAATCCTTATGATGTGCTTCCCAGTCCAGAAAATGACGTGATTTGCATCTTAAGAAAATCAATTGATAGATGGAAGCTAATCAATAAAGTTTTTCATCAATTATAATCGTTGGGTGGTTAATTAGAATGTATAAAAATAAAAGAATAATAGTTTTGGTTCCTGCAAGGGGAGGGAGTAAAGGAATTCCCTATAAAAATATAAAGCTGCTTTTGAATAAGCCGCTTATTGGCTGGACATTGGAATTAGCGGGGGAAATACCTGAGGTTGATAAAATAGTGGTCTCAACTGATGATCTGAATATTTCAATCATATCTCAGTATTATGGAGCAGAGGTAATAAAAAGACCAGCAGAGCTCTCGGCAGATCACTCATTATCAATTGATGCTGTGAAACATACCCTTCAGGTGTTAAATGATAAGGAAGAAACTTATGATATTATGCTTTATCTTGAACCTACCTCTCCATTAAGAACAAAAGAGGATATATACGATTGTCTGGACCTTTTAATTGATAATGATCAAGGCTATACCTCTACAGCGACATTCTCAGAAGCTGAATTAAACCCTATTAGAGCATGGACACTGGAAGGCACGAAACCTAAAACGTTTATAGAAAACGCAGCTCCATTTATGCCCCGCCAAAAACTTCCTAAAGCTTATAAATTAAATGGATCTGTTTATGCTTTTTTCACTGATACAATCGCTGATAAAGTGGAGTCATTTCTGGATGACAGGACAGGGGGAGTCATTACATCTAAAGACAGAGCAATCGATATTGATGAAGAAATAGACTTTATCCTGGCTGAAAAGCTTATTGAAAGGAGTAACAAACATGGAGAATAGGCTGGACGAATTATTTTCGCTAAATGGGAAAGTAGCTCTTGTATCAGGCGGTGCGGGTTATTTGGGTTCTTCCATTTCAGAAACACTCGCAGAACTGGGAGCAAAGGTAATAATTGTAAGCCGTAATTTAACAAAATGTCAAAAAAAATGCGAAGAATTGGAACAAAAGCTTAATATTAAAAATCAGTTATTTAGTTTAGAAATGGATGTAACAGATTCAGTGAGTATATCTAAAGCCTTCAATGAAATTGAGAAAAATTTCGGCAGGCTGGATATTCTCATTAACAATGCATGGTCTGGCAATAAGAATTCATTTGAAAGTATTTCAGAGGAAGATTGGCAGTATGATATTAATATGAGCCTGACTTCCGCATTTAAATGCGTAAAAAAAGCCCTTCCATTATTAAAACAATCCAAAGGCGTTATTTTAAATATAACGTCAATGTACGGCCATACAGCACCTGATTACCGTATTTATGATGGAATTGAATTGACCAATCCACCAAGCTATGGCGCTGCAAAAGCAGGTGTCATTCAGCTGACAAAATATTTGGCAAGTTTTCTTTCACCCTATCAAATACGCGCTAACTGCCTGAGTCCAGGTCCGTTCCCTCATCCGGAAACTCAAAAAAATACCGCATTTATGAAACAGCTTGGTGACAAAAATCCTCTAAACAGAATCGGTGAACCACACGAACTAAAAGGAGCCGTGGCTTTACTCTGCTCAGATGCTTCCAGTTATATAACAGGACAGAATCTATGTGTAGACGGGGGCTGGGCAGTGTGGTGACCAAATTAGGAGTCATTGGGTTAAGTGAAGGCAATGGCCACCCGTTTTCTTTTTCAGCGATAATAAATGGATTTGATGAAAAATGCATGAGAAAATCTGGCTGGGACGTCATATATAACTATTTAAAAGTAAGGGATTCCTCTGAATTTGGTATTCTTGATGCAAAAGTCACTCACTGCTGGACACAGAGTGAAGAAATCACACTGGCA contains these protein-coding regions:
- the neuC gene encoding UDP-N-acetylglucosamine 2-epimerase, producing the protein MKNKDIVCLTGTRADYGIYRSLLLKLDQSDDFTLSLIATGMHLVKEYGRTIDIIKKDKLNITAAPSILLKGDSKLAMSQSLGLGILYFSDILEERNPDYLLVLGDRGEMLAAAIAAHYLNIPIVHFHGGEISGSADDSIRHAISKLAHLHFVSSEKSYQNLVNFGEEKWRIHVIGSLRKTEINEIKAMEKSQLYDLKAKYSIDSAKKLLLIVFHPDSRDSAPVEKQIETLLASLCSFKRGQMVIIGANSDAGGDLFNQKLIEFCSQNRETASFFYSVPQEDYLFLLSQADVLIGNTSSGLIEAPFFHLPFVLLGNRQRGRENGSNVIEIPYDETQIIAAINKVLQSERVFTSNPYDVLPSPENDVICILRKSIDRWKLINKVFHQL
- the neuB gene encoding N-acetylneuraminate synthase, with translation MNLNFQKRAFIIAEVGVNHNGSIKTAKKLIDKALHAGADAVKFQMFHADELTTKTADLADYQKKTQEKSQHEMLKKLELSPADFIELKKYCDEKQIFFLATPFDLRSVDFLSDLGMSVFKVGSGDLTNFPLLKKISKTSKPIILSTGMAMLEEIDQTIRYLRSMNKEQEICILHCTSSYPAPEQELNLKVINEYLKRYPYVIGYSDHSIGTHIPVAAVALGAKIIEKHITLDQSMPGPDHAASMPAEEFREMVRLIRLTELALGTEQKQMTGLEKQVKPLVRRGLYLNSDIDEGKILTDNDLIALRPLEGIEANEYENVLGKVLKTSKKKHEPLYWGDVNEE
- a CDS encoding SDR family oxidoreductase yields the protein MENRLDELFSLNGKVALVSGGAGYLGSSISETLAELGAKVIIVSRNLTKCQKKCEELEQKLNIKNQLFSLEMDVTDSVSISKAFNEIEKNFGRLDILINNAWSGNKNSFESISEEDWQYDINMSLTSAFKCVKKALPLLKQSKGVILNITSMYGHTAPDYRIYDGIELTNPPSYGAAKAGVIQLTKYLASFLSPYQIRANCLSPGPFPHPETQKNTAFMKQLGDKNPLNRIGEPHELKGAVALLCSDASSYITGQNLCVDGGWAVW
- a CDS encoding acetyltransferase, producing the protein MRWGIIGTGGHSKVVLEALAGRGPLSSVIFFTKSLPDGHFFKSYTVTADDEEMFKSYHSDIDKWHAAIGDIVIRERKLNELFNSKLDVPAIIHTQSFLSPSSSLGQGSFINAGAVINADARIGKGCIINTSASVDHDCRIDDFVNIGPGSHLAGQVTIGSHTDIGTGVIIIPQVIIGKGCIIGAGSVVVKDIPDYSLVYGVPAKVIKNLREKES
- a CDS encoding DegT/DnrJ/EryC1/StrS family aminotransferase, whose protein sequence is MMIPLSKPDITSLEKKYVMEVLDSGRLSLGDKVKEFEGKFQALLNIPYAVAMNSGTSALHAAVKALGLTAGDEVITSPYSFIASSNCLLYEGVKPVFVDVHPDTTVMNEDLIEDAITEKTKAILVVHIFGHPCNMDKITDLARKHDLKIIEDACEALGASWKGKLAGTFGDVSIFAFYPNKQITTGEGGMLVTNNKKIYEVCASLRNQGRSISNEWLVHERLGYNYRLSDVHAAIGIAQMERLDDILAKRQKAANYYHHLINQLKVPVSFLKNHPEAVISWFVYPVLVPETADRDAVMEKLLEKGIQTKPYFPSIHLQSFYQDLFQTKDGDYPSAEMLAKRSLALPFFNDLKEEEQTYIINTLHEILMRDQG
- a CDS encoding SDR family NAD(P)-dependent oxidoreductase, which codes for MNQRNSTPVNSNPHTFYKDKVILVTGGTGSIGSQIVKELVNYSPARIIILSKDDSKQYLMKQTLKEYTNIYYLIGDIRDYRRVEYVCTGVDFIFHTAALKQVPTCEENPDEAIKTNLLGCMNIIEAAIKNNVKKVINISTDKAVNPSNTMGATKLLSEKLFNQANMKLNNRVTTFSSVRFGNVLGSRGSVIPLLFDQLLNDQPLTITNLSMTRFFMSIQEAVQLTIKACEYAEGGETYILKMKALMLSDLVTGLKQYTKEKQLNVPNISIIGMRKGEKLYEELASDLELQNVYENDQMYVISPSQPKNGSFMKTHLSDYRSDKVKMISQTEIAKIFKDLKS
- a CDS encoding acylneuraminate cytidylyltransferase family protein produces the protein MYKNKRIIVLVPARGGSKGIPYKNIKLLLNKPLIGWTLELAGEIPEVDKIVVSTDDLNISIISQYYGAEVIKRPAELSADHSLSIDAVKHTLQVLNDKEETYDIMLYLEPTSPLRTKEDIYDCLDLLIDNDQGYTSTATFSEAELNPIRAWTLEGTKPKTFIENAAPFMPRQKLPKAYKLNGSVYAFFTDTIADKVESFLDDRTGGVITSKDRAIDIDEEIDFILAEKLIERSNKHGE